From a single Shewanella denitrificans OS217 genomic region:
- a CDS encoding transglutaminase-like cysteine peptidase, with amino-acid sequence MSRRACQISLLTSVLLGSYLYASPTQELNSAKIISTLTAHYGERAGLRAKAWFQVLSKAEHVDEQEKLKMVNQFFNLFRFVEDKTLWGDSNYWATPMEFIGVNGGDCEDFSIAKYFTLLQLGVSEDKLRITMVKATTMNQYHMVLAYYPTPSSIPLVLDNLDREIKPATQRNDLLPVYSFNGKQLWLNKEKGRGVLAGSSSRLKKWNDLKHRLGVDRLRQPKLKME; translated from the coding sequence TTGAGTAGGAGAGCTTGTCAGATATCTCTGCTGACATCGGTTCTATTAGGTTCATACCTATATGCATCTCCCACTCAGGAATTAAATTCCGCAAAAATTATTTCCACCTTGACTGCACATTATGGTGAAAGAGCAGGTTTGCGTGCTAAGGCTTGGTTTCAGGTGTTAAGCAAAGCCGAACATGTCGACGAACAAGAAAAGCTAAAGATGGTAAATCAGTTTTTCAATTTATTTCGATTCGTAGAAGATAAAACCCTATGGGGAGATTCAAATTACTGGGCTACCCCGATGGAATTTATCGGTGTAAACGGTGGAGACTGTGAAGACTTCTCCATTGCTAAATATTTCACCCTGTTACAACTGGGCGTAAGTGAAGATAAATTGCGTATTACTATGGTAAAAGCAACCACTATGAATCAATACCATATGGTACTGGCTTATTACCCCACGCCAAGTTCGATACCTCTGGTATTAGATAACCTTGATCGTGAAATAAAACCCGCAACTCAGCGTAATGACTTATTACCTGTATACAGTTTCAACGGTAAACAGCTCTGGCTAAACAAAGAAAAAGGCCGTGGCGTTTTAGCAGGTTCTTCATCTCGATTAAAGAAATGGAATGACCTAAAACACAGGTTAGGTGTCGATAGACTGCGCCAACCAAAATTAAAAATGGAGTAG
- a CDS encoding organic hydroperoxide resistance protein, translating to MELIYTAQAKTTGGREGRSVSSDNKLDIQLSTPKELGGAGGSGTNPEQLFAAGYSACFIGAMKFVAGQDKINLPTDLSVTADVGIGGNTKGVGFAIAVVLNISLPSMDPDAAKALVDKAHQVCPYSNATRGNIDVELIISH from the coding sequence ATGGAACTTATCTATACCGCACAAGCTAAAACAACCGGTGGCCGTGAAGGTCGCTCAGTATCTTCAGATAACAAACTCGATATACAGCTAAGCACGCCGAAAGAATTAGGCGGCGCAGGTGGCTCGGGTACGAATCCTGAGCAACTGTTTGCCGCAGGTTATTCGGCCTGTTTTATTGGCGCGATGAAATTTGTCGCAGGGCAAGATAAAATCAACCTACCGACAGATTTGAGTGTCACCGCCGATGTCGGCATTGGTGGTAACACTAAGGGCGTGGGGTTTGCCATCGCAGTCGTGCTCAACATTAGCCTGCCCTCTATGGATCCCGATGCGGCTAAAGCCTTAGTCGATAAAGCCCATCAGGTTTGCCCCTACTCGAACGCGACCCGTGGCAATATAGACGTAGAGTTAATCATCAGCCACTAA
- a CDS encoding bifunctional diguanylate cyclase/phosphodiesterase, whose product MTLFRQIYALLFGLFLLTITSVAYVQFHETQNFLVQQMDSDLNNASNSLGLMLVPVLESGDAVGAETLVNVIFEGGYYQQIKLTWLVDGKQQVWNNAIRVENVPQWFIDLEIFSTITKQSTITSGWLQLAEIEITAHPGFGYHELWRIITNTIMVFAVLFLIAILLARVGLTLILKPLHNLSEHAQRIAKRQFGPDMPTPKTEELKELVRAFNSMSSQLKQVFNSLDEEVSALRKKNLVDQVSNLPNRQYMVSRLNGWLTEPSGGALFLAKFDWLEEVHSKYGYQVRDETIHLLAQKMEQHLQEIAPSVIARIAAYEFAFLVEDVEHDQLNKYLQTLIRTLNKEISKAGCKPNEGFALGVAERFGQMKVADIMAQADNALQKALLENKVFHWFETSQQQLFSREEWRDNLTLAISEKQFQFRWQPIQFCDNQQISQRELYCQLQLGDKLLHAGQFMPYIELLSLGSLLDKCLIEKVAESKLLERNYESVAINLTHNSIGDTDFHLWLKQVLRSTPHVERMCFEIPEASVYSDLDACEKLCSIIRDSGAHFGIDHFGRQFGSMAYLQSLRPSYVKLDQSFAYIDDNQHNSELCRALVNVAKGLDIQVIVTGIQEEDQLERFRTLRLDAYQGFIAPPVNIKS is encoded by the coding sequence ATGACCCTGTTCCGTCAGATCTATGCGTTATTGTTCGGCCTTTTCTTGTTAACGATAACAAGTGTCGCCTATGTACAATTCCACGAAACGCAAAATTTTCTAGTTCAACAAATGGACTCAGATCTAAATAATGCCAGTAATTCGCTAGGATTAATGTTAGTCCCGGTGCTCGAGTCCGGTGATGCTGTCGGTGCCGAAACCTTGGTTAACGTTATTTTTGAGGGCGGATATTATCAACAAATTAAGCTCACTTGGCTTGTCGATGGTAAACAACAAGTTTGGAATAACGCCATTCGAGTTGAAAACGTGCCACAGTGGTTTATTGATCTTGAGATTTTTAGCACTATCACCAAACAAAGCACTATCACCTCAGGCTGGCTACAGCTTGCCGAAATAGAAATTACTGCTCACCCAGGCTTTGGTTACCACGAGCTGTGGCGCATTATTACCAATACCATCATGGTGTTTGCAGTACTGTTCTTAATTGCCATCTTATTAGCCCGTGTGGGACTCACATTAATTCTAAAACCTTTGCACAACCTCTCTGAACACGCTCAGAGAATCGCTAAGCGTCAGTTTGGGCCTGACATGCCAACTCCTAAGACTGAAGAGCTTAAAGAGCTTGTGCGGGCTTTTAACAGCATGTCATCTCAGTTAAAACAAGTATTCAATTCACTGGATGAAGAAGTCTCAGCATTAAGAAAAAAGAATTTAGTAGACCAAGTCTCCAACCTGCCAAATCGTCAGTATATGGTCAGTCGCTTAAATGGCTGGTTAACTGAACCCAGTGGTGGTGCACTCTTCCTAGCAAAATTTGATTGGCTAGAAGAAGTCCATAGCAAATATGGATATCAAGTCAGAGATGAAACTATTCATCTGTTAGCTCAAAAAATGGAACAACATTTACAAGAAATAGCCCCATCAGTTATCGCGCGTATTGCTGCGTATGAATTCGCTTTTCTCGTTGAAGATGTTGAACACGATCAGCTCAATAAATACTTACAAACGCTGATACGCACCTTAAACAAAGAAATATCTAAAGCCGGATGCAAGCCCAACGAAGGCTTCGCCTTGGGTGTGGCTGAACGATTTGGTCAAATGAAAGTTGCTGATATTATGGCTCAAGCAGACAACGCCTTGCAAAAAGCCCTATTAGAAAACAAAGTCTTCCATTGGTTTGAGACCTCACAACAACAACTCTTTAGCAGAGAAGAATGGCGAGATAACCTTACCTTAGCCATCAGCGAGAAACAATTTCAATTCAGATGGCAACCCATTCAATTTTGTGACAATCAGCAAATCAGTCAGCGTGAACTTTATTGTCAGCTCCAGTTAGGTGACAAACTACTCCACGCAGGCCAGTTTATGCCTTATATTGAACTGCTTTCTTTAGGCTCTCTGCTCGACAAGTGCCTCATTGAAAAGGTCGCTGAGTCTAAGTTATTAGAGAGAAATTATGAATCCGTTGCCATCAATTTAACCCATAACAGTATAGGTGATACTGACTTCCATCTATGGTTGAAGCAGGTATTACGCTCAACACCTCATGTGGAAAGGATGTGCTTCGAAATCCCAGAAGCCAGTGTATACAGCGATCTGGATGCCTGTGAAAAACTGTGCAGTATTATCAGAGACAGTGGTGCCCATTTTGGTATAGACCACTTTGGCAGACAATTTGGCTCTATGGCTTATTTACAGAGTTTACGTCCAAGCTATGTAAAATTAGATCAGTCTTTCGCGTATATAGACGACAACCAGCACAACAGTGAATTATGCCGCGCCTTGGTTAACGTCGCTAAAGGATTAGACATACAAGTGATAGTTACAGGTATTCAAGAAGAAGATCAGCTTGAACGTTTCAGAACCTTACGACTAGACGCTTACCAAGGTTTTATTGCACCGCCTGTCAATATTAAATCCTAG
- a CDS encoding OmpA family protein, whose product MNKLLVLLMLALSTGCSMNDISSMDSPTEQKFDLNDQDRDGVIVARERCPETLSGATISNYGCGQIKPIHERQELKILFPTNSYVLDPQYYGQIELIANMMKQYPNTNVTIEGHCSKKGSYELNMALSHNRANAVTQVLTSQFGIAPSRLNAIGYSFDRPVDMSDTEEAHRRNRRVIAEISGEDTAADLKWNIYTVDKQVN is encoded by the coding sequence ATGAATAAATTACTAGTATTACTCATGCTTGCACTAAGCACAGGCTGCTCGATGAATGATATCAGTTCGATGGACAGCCCTACAGAGCAAAAATTTGATCTCAACGATCAAGACAGAGACGGTGTCATAGTCGCCCGTGAACGCTGCCCAGAAACGTTATCGGGGGCCACTATTAGCAACTATGGTTGTGGCCAAATTAAGCCAATTCATGAACGCCAGGAGCTTAAAATCTTGTTCCCAACTAACTCTTATGTTCTGGACCCGCAGTATTACGGCCAGATAGAGCTAATTGCCAACATGATGAAGCAATACCCAAACACTAACGTAACCATTGAAGGTCACTGCAGTAAAAAGGGAAGTTATGAGTTAAATATGGCGCTGTCACACAATAGAGCTAATGCGGTAACGCAAGTATTAACGAGCCAATTTGGCATAGCGCCAAGCCGATTAAACGCTATTGGGTATAGCTTTGATAGGCCAGTCGATATGAGCGACACTGAAGAAGCCCATAGACGTAATCGTCGTGTGATTGCCGAAATCAGTGGTGAGGATACCGCTGCCGACCTGAAGTGGAATATTTACACAGTAGATAAGCAAGTAAACTAA
- a CDS encoding HlyD family type I secretion periplasmic adaptor subunit codes for MSNKLTSQDLEMVNDVYGAMLSDAPTGHRLIIWTLTGMMVSFIIWAYFSELDQVTTGTGKVIPSSQVQLIDSLDGGVLQEIFVEEGVLVTKGQPLARIDDTRFRSDFAQQEQEVYGLQTNVLRMRTELDSILISDMSSNWREQVLITKQDLVFPVELIEQEPELVKRQQEEYNGRLDNLSNQLEILVRQIQQRQQEIEELASKITTLTKSYQLVSRELELTRPLAQKGIVPEVELLKLERTVNDIQGELKTLRILRPKMKALMDEAILKRREAVFIYAADLRAQLNELQTKLSRMNQAQIGAFDKVSKAVITSPVNGTIKTIHINTLGSVVQPGEEIIEIVPSEDQLLIETKIAPKDIAFLHPGLPAIVKVTAYDFTRYGGLQGTVEHISADTSQDEEGNSFYTIRVRTKESSLIKDDGTQMPIIPGMLTSVDVITGKRSILEYILNPILRAKDTALRER; via the coding sequence ATGAGCAATAAACTCACCAGTCAAGATCTTGAAATGGTTAATGATGTTTATGGTGCCATGCTATCAGATGCACCAACAGGCCATAGACTGATTATCTGGACGCTTACAGGCATGATGGTCAGTTTTATCATTTGGGCTTATTTTTCTGAACTAGATCAAGTCACCACGGGCACAGGTAAGGTGATCCCTTCCTCTCAAGTGCAATTAATTGACAGCTTAGATGGCGGTGTATTGCAGGAGATTTTCGTTGAAGAAGGTGTTCTGGTTACCAAAGGGCAGCCACTTGCGCGTATCGATGACACGCGTTTCCGTTCTGATTTTGCCCAACAAGAACAAGAAGTTTATGGATTGCAAACCAATGTGCTAAGAATGCGCACTGAGTTAGACAGCATACTTATCTCTGACATGTCGTCAAACTGGCGTGAACAAGTACTTATTACTAAGCAAGACCTAGTATTCCCTGTCGAACTGATAGAGCAAGAACCTGAGCTAGTGAAACGTCAGCAAGAAGAATATAACGGCCGTTTAGATAATTTAAGTAATCAACTTGAAATTTTAGTCCGTCAAATTCAACAGCGACAACAGGAAATTGAAGAGCTTGCCTCTAAAATAACCACCTTAACTAAAAGCTACCAGTTGGTGTCTCGAGAATTAGAACTGACTCGCCCCTTAGCTCAAAAAGGCATAGTCCCTGAGGTTGAGCTGCTGAAACTAGAGAGAACGGTCAACGATATTCAGGGGGAGCTTAAAACCTTAAGAATTTTACGCCCGAAGATGAAAGCCTTAATGGATGAAGCCATTCTTAAAAGACGAGAAGCTGTTTTCATTTACGCTGCTGACTTACGCGCGCAACTTAATGAATTACAAACTAAACTATCAAGAATGAACCAAGCTCAAATCGGTGCATTTGACAAAGTGAGTAAGGCTGTTATTACATCCCCGGTAAACGGGACTATAAAAACAATACATATCAATACATTAGGCAGCGTTGTTCAGCCGGGGGAGGAGATTATTGAAATTGTTCCATCAGAAGATCAATTACTGATAGAGACTAAGATTGCCCCTAAAGATATTGCATTTTTGCACCCAGGCTTGCCCGCAATAGTCAAAGTCACAGCCTATGATTTTACCCGTTACGGCGGATTACAAGGCACTGTAGAACACATAAGCGCCGATACATCTCAGGATGAAGAAGGCAATAGCTTCTACACCATAAGGGTAAGAACAAAAGAATCGAGTTTAATAAAAGACGATGGCACGCAGATGCCAATTATTCCTGGGATGTTGACTAGCGTTGATGTCATTACAGGAAAAAGATCAATACTTGAGTACATCTTAAATCCAATACTAAGAGCAAAAGATACAGCGCTTAGAGAGCGTTAG
- a CDS encoding bifunctional diguanylate cyclase/phosphodiesterase, whose translation MLTSFRARLIITLLLVLTLVQLITAVAVLTATREDNLLQQQKSLDIGVNVFNEVLSNRGNQLNQSLSVLSADFGFKRAIATGEQETISSVLANHGTRIGAHAAVILSPKGALLSSSLADLKQADIDALFEMSANKGKGLNILSLENQSYQFVLQPVKAPTLIAWVGMGFLLDNKVAQQAKAITGIDISFVNQTENSLKLVSTLAKADSQSLLSKVNINSLLNRPSLSLPDDHLSTAIALDPRHDKLWAVLHQSNAKWQQSYLQLRNTLMLIFAFTLAFALIIATWLATGLSTPLERLVRYARKIGQGQTPERIQGAPTELQALADSLVLMREDIEAREKDLLFQSQHDDLTGLLNRFSVKRQLAEQQECLSGSLILLDIKRFRHINDIIGFNNADRLLVLFAQRLTQLTPSPARIARLDGDAFLLHYPSPMEIELLHLALNSLEAPFSIDGSKISMEVRAGLVSIAANGYDIDILIRRGEIALNQARAEDVRILSYRQGSDEQYQRELKIIRDLPLGLKSNQLYLVFQPKVTLASNQCAAAEALIRWQHPELGFIAPDEFIRLAENSGNINMVSQWVVNESIKQLAAWQQQGIILKLAINLSAHDLSNKALPSQIATQLNAQGLAYDALSIEVTEGAVMKDPDAVIAVLQDFRDIGISIAIDDFGTGHSSLAYLKLLPVDEVKIDRSFVKDMFINKQDAMIVETSIQLIHGLGMSVVAEGVEEQETVELLKAINCDIIQGYVFSKPLKNEDFSLWFHDFNQV comes from the coding sequence ATGCTAACCAGTTTTCGAGCCCGTTTAATTATTACTTTGTTGCTGGTATTGACCTTAGTGCAACTTATCACCGCAGTGGCAGTGCTCACGGCCACTCGCGAAGATAACCTTTTGCAACAGCAAAAAAGTTTGGATATTGGTGTCAACGTTTTTAATGAAGTACTTAGTAATCGTGGTAATCAGCTTAATCAAAGCTTATCCGTGCTCAGTGCTGACTTTGGATTTAAGCGCGCCATCGCCACAGGAGAGCAAGAGACAATATCATCTGTGCTAGCCAATCATGGCACTCGGATTGGCGCCCATGCGGCGGTAATATTATCCCCCAAAGGCGCACTATTAAGCTCAAGTCTTGCCGACCTCAAACAAGCAGATATCGACGCCTTATTTGAAATGTCGGCTAATAAAGGTAAGGGCTTGAATATCTTAAGCCTAGAAAATCAAAGCTATCAATTTGTGTTGCAGCCAGTTAAAGCCCCAACACTGATTGCTTGGGTCGGGATGGGCTTCTTGCTCGACAACAAAGTGGCGCAGCAGGCTAAGGCCATTACAGGTATCGACATCAGTTTTGTTAATCAAACCGAAAATAGCCTCAAGCTAGTTTCAACCTTGGCTAAAGCCGATAGTCAAAGCCTGTTATCCAAGGTCAATATTAACAGTTTGCTGAATCGCCCCTCCCTCTCCTTGCCAGACGATCATCTGTCTACTGCGATTGCCTTAGATCCCCGTCATGACAAGCTTTGGGCTGTCTTGCATCAATCTAATGCCAAATGGCAGCAAAGTTACCTGCAATTGCGCAATACCTTGATGCTGATTTTTGCCTTCACCTTAGCCTTTGCCTTGATAATTGCCACTTGGCTTGCCACAGGACTCAGCACCCCGCTTGAACGCTTGGTCCGCTATGCCAGAAAAATCGGCCAAGGCCAAACACCTGAACGCATCCAAGGTGCCCCCACTGAGTTACAAGCCTTGGCAGACAGTTTAGTGCTGATGCGTGAAGACATAGAGGCGCGTGAGAAAGACTTATTGTTTCAGTCTCAACACGATGATCTCACTGGGCTTCTCAACCGCTTTTCAGTCAAACGCCAGCTGGCGGAGCAACAAGAGTGCTTAAGCGGTAGCTTGATCTTGCTCGATATTAAGCGCTTTCGCCATATCAACGACATCATAGGCTTCAACAATGCCGATCGTTTGCTGGTATTGTTTGCCCAGCGCTTAACTCAATTAACCCCAAGCCCTGCTCGAATCGCACGATTAGATGGGGATGCTTTCCTATTGCATTACCCAAGCCCGATGGAAATTGAACTCTTGCATCTGGCACTTAATAGCCTAGAAGCGCCTTTTTCCATCGATGGCTCAAAGATTTCAATGGAAGTCAGGGCGGGTTTGGTTTCCATTGCGGCCAACGGCTACGACATAGATATACTCATTCGCCGCGGCGAAATAGCGCTCAATCAGGCGCGGGCTGAAGATGTGCGCATTCTGAGTTATCGCCAAGGCTCGGATGAGCAATATCAAAGAGAGCTCAAGATTATTCGCGACCTCCCCCTTGGACTTAAATCAAACCAGCTTTATTTAGTGTTCCAGCCTAAGGTCACGCTAGCATCAAACCAGTGCGCCGCAGCAGAAGCCCTGATCCGCTGGCAGCACCCGGAATTGGGCTTTATTGCCCCAGATGAGTTTATTCGTTTGGCCGAAAACTCAGGCAATATCAACATGGTCAGCCAATGGGTCGTCAATGAGTCCATAAAGCAGCTGGCTGCCTGGCAACAACAAGGGATAATACTGAAACTTGCCATTAACTTATCTGCCCACGACTTAAGTAATAAAGCACTTCCCAGCCAAATCGCCACTCAACTGAATGCTCAGGGCCTAGCTTATGACGCATTAAGCATAGAGGTGACCGAAGGCGCTGTGATGAAAGATCCAGACGCCGTGATTGCGGTACTGCAAGATTTTCGTGATATTGGCATCTCGATTGCGATAGATGATTTTGGTACGGGTCACTCATCCCTGGCCTATTTAAAGCTACTGCCCGTTGATGAGGTCAAAATTGATCGTAGTTTCGTCAAAGACATGTTCATCAACAAGCAAGATGCCATGATAGTTGAGACCAGCATTCAATTGATCCATGGTTTAGGCATGAGCGTGGTGGCCGAAGGGGTCGAAGAGCAAGAAACCGTTGAGTTACTCAAAGCAATTAATTGCGACATCATTCAAGGTTATGTATTTTCAAAACCGTTAAAAAATGAAGACTTTTCACTTTGGTTTCATGATTTTAATCAAGTTTAG
- a CDS encoding TolC family outer membrane protein: MNKYTHTGLKLTAVALAVMLSSAAQAQTLEQAVAHTLDTNPELRIAFNRFKAREEQVNQAYAGYMPTVDVSGGYGWEQTDSVSTRRKAGQGDVDSDGKIDLERGELGVSIKQMLFDGFYTSSEVDRYSYEASSDQWALFAAAEDIALEVSKVYLKFIHTEQVLTLAEKNLQSHKDIYDQIKQRTDSGLGSIADLSQISGRLARANANVISAKNNMFDAKAQFVRIAAAAPENLIMPVPDADMLPADMGLSLKMAQDNHPILKSAASDIGAAKHERESAQANYYPKVTLELNGGWNNNTNGEDGYSAFNSQNVNGYTNDLAAMVRVKYNLFAGGKDLAREKETAYKINEAKEIRERAHRQVIEGVNLAWNAYELLAPQKQYIRDHVVAAKDTQVAYSQQFNLGQRTLLDLLDTENELFEARKDYLQAEYDETVAQYRVLNATGQLLESLRVTRPSVWQGERHYEGGVGE, encoded by the coding sequence ATGAACAAATACACACATACTGGTCTTAAATTAACAGCAGTAGCCCTGGCTGTTATGCTGTCATCGGCAGCACAAGCACAAACGCTTGAGCAAGCGGTTGCCCATACTTTGGATACTAATCCAGAGTTACGCATTGCCTTTAACCGCTTTAAAGCCCGAGAAGAGCAAGTTAATCAAGCTTACGCGGGTTATATGCCAACTGTAGATGTTTCTGGCGGCTACGGCTGGGAACAAACTGACAGCGTATCAACACGACGTAAAGCAGGGCAAGGGGATGTCGATTCTGACGGTAAAATCGACCTTGAACGCGGCGAACTTGGCGTCAGCATCAAGCAAATGCTGTTCGATGGTTTCTATACCAGCAGCGAAGTCGATCGCTACTCCTATGAAGCCAGTTCGGATCAGTGGGCTTTATTTGCCGCTGCTGAAGATATTGCATTGGAAGTGAGTAAGGTCTACCTAAAATTTATTCACACAGAGCAAGTGCTTACTCTTGCAGAGAAAAACTTGCAAAGCCATAAAGACATCTATGATCAAATTAAACAAAGAACCGACTCTGGCTTAGGTTCTATTGCAGATTTATCGCAGATATCGGGCCGTTTAGCGCGAGCCAATGCCAATGTAATTTCAGCCAAAAACAACATGTTTGATGCTAAGGCACAATTTGTTCGTATCGCTGCCGCTGCCCCTGAAAACCTAATCATGCCAGTACCGGATGCAGACATGTTACCTGCAGATATGGGCTTGAGCCTTAAAATGGCCCAAGATAACCACCCTATCCTTAAGTCTGCTGCCAGTGACATTGGTGCAGCAAAACATGAGCGTGAGTCAGCCCAAGCTAACTATTACCCTAAAGTAACGTTAGAGCTAAACGGTGGTTGGAATAACAACACCAATGGTGAAGACGGTTATAGTGCTTTCAATAGCCAAAACGTCAATGGTTACACCAATGACTTAGCCGCCATGGTTCGAGTGAAATATAACTTGTTTGCCGGTGGTAAAGATTTAGCTCGCGAGAAAGAAACCGCATACAAGATCAATGAAGCGAAAGAAATCCGTGAACGTGCTCATCGTCAAGTCATTGAAGGGGTCAATTTAGCCTGGAATGCCTATGAATTACTGGCACCACAAAAGCAGTACATACGCGATCATGTTGTTGCAGCCAAAGATACCCAAGTGGCTTATTCACAGCAATTTAACTTAGGTCAACGTACCCTGCTCGATTTACTCGATACTGAAAACGAGTTATTCGAAGCCCGTAAAGACTATTTACAAGCAGAATATGATGAAACTGTTGCCCAGTATCGTGTACTTAATGCGACTGGACAGCTATTGGAATCTTTACGTGTCACTCGCCCATCGGTATGGCAGGGAGAGCGTCACTATGAAGGAGGAGTAGGCGAATGA